The Neurospora crassa OR74A linkage group IV, whole genome shotgun sequence genome has a segment encoding these proteins:
- a CDS encoding peptide chain release factor 3 → MLLAAPLRGCRHGHRAFLPLSLPTVVKSTSPLAATRFPHFKRFYADPAHDARVEAIRNIGIIAHVDAGKTTTTERMLYYSGLSRHLGNVQDGNTMTDFLPMERERGITIQSAAVTFLWPPQQSLAPGQQPKSINLIDTPGHQDFRYEVDRCLPILDGAVCILDAVKGVETHTERVWESAQLSKIPRLIFVNKLDRDGASFKRSCLEVASRLRTYPLICQIPWWNKDEFVGVIDIINLIGMKFSSTGQMSLVSEETIGKENPTLRAEMDKARLSLIETLSEHDDAVMEEFLELEKDVPTSSIKKAIRKLIMDGEAKFSPIFAGASLKNIGVQPLLDGVIDYLPSPLDRPEVEVIQGKKAMPLSKLLTLQDKKKKNHGHQANHQSPITTIGHVFKVVDDPRRGMMSFVRVYHGALNRSNHLYNSNMNAFEKAQALLHVSAKDYQDIQHLSTGQIGALTGLKQARTGDTLLTFPGSHNPKAPEQFRAVHIKTLDTPPAVAFISIEPYTKTASEKIEEALSKLSREDPSIRWSKDEKTDQLILSGMGLLHLEIAQHRLLTHYKIDRDTAIWGDIEVEYSECLLSPVPPHRAVFDRPMRGENGKAACTATLVPVEDHHRHDSILESCVERDGNIIHIAIPLPEGTEDHDSLPFDAELVRQQLLNGVIAGLSRGPRRNCPVRKTHVTITFDPETDFFGNMTTGGHITNAALQAVRACLKEAHANSAMGILEPFTNVTIHCPEEASHAIQHDLVSARGGAVLEVRRPEESEADAAFISEGGGIDLSRVYVPPDPYESVQSLRDPKKSVVRMLEIVGKAPLKDMMKYDSQLRSMTGGRHSLQLDPGEFELVTGPREKMIG, encoded by the exons ATGCTTTTGGCAGCACCCCTTCGTGGATGCCGTCATGGGCACcgcgcctttcttcctttaagCCTACCCACCGTGGTAAAGTCAACTTCTCCTCTTGCTGCCACCCGTTTTCCTCACTTCAAGAGGTTCTACGCCGACCCTGCTCACGATGCAAGGGTCGAGGCAATCCGCAACATTGGCATCATTGCCCATGTCGATGCC GGCAAAACCACAACAACTGAGCGAATGCTCTATTACAGTGGCTTGTCCAGACACCTTGGAA ATGTTCAGGATGGCAACACCATGACCGACTTCCTTCCTATGGAGCGTGAGCGGGGCATCACCATCCAGTCCGCTGCCGTTACCTTTCTCTGGCCTCCACAGCAGAGTTTGGCTCCCGGCCAACAACCAAAGAGCATTAATTTGATCGATACGCCAGGCCATCAGGACTTTCGCTACGAGGTCGACCGTTGCTTGCCGATTCTTGACGGTGCTGTCTGCATCCTTGACGCTGTCAAGGGGGTTGAAACCCATACCGAGCGAGTCTGGGAGTCTGCCCAACTATCAAAGATCCCGAGACTGATCTTTGTCAACAAGCTCGACCGCGACGGTGCCTCCTTCAAGAGATCATGCCTCGAGGTGGCTTCGCGACTCAGAACTTATCCTCTGATTTGCCAAATTCCGTGGTGGAACAAGGATGAGTTTGTTGGTGtcatcgacatcatcaacctcatcgGCATGAAGTTCTCCAGCACGGGCCAAATGTCACTTGTGAGCGAGGAGACCATTGGCAAGGAGAACCCGACTCTTCGTGCCGAAATGGACAAAGCCCGTCTCAGTCTCATTGAGACACTCTCTGAACACGATGATGCCGTCATGGAGGAGTTCCTCGAGCTCGAAAAGGATGTGCCTACTTCCTCCATCAAGAAAGCCATTCGAAAGCTGATTATGGATGGAGAGGCAAAGTTCTCCCCCATCTTTGCCGGCGCTTCTCTCAAGAACATTGGTGTGCAGCCATTGCTTGATGGTGTCATTGACTACTTACCCAGCCCTCTCGATAGACCAGAAGTGGAGGTCATTCAAGGCAAGAAGGCAATGCCGCTATCCAAGCTCCTTACTCTGcaagacaagaagaagaagaaccatgGCCATCAGGCTAACCACCAGTCACCCATCACAACCATCGGTCACGTCTTCAAAGTCGTTGACGATCCCCGCCGCGGTATGATGAGTTTCGTCCGGGTTTATCACGGCGCTCTCAACCGCAGCAATCACCTCTACAACAGCAACATGAATGCGTTTGAGAAAGCTCAAGCGCTTCTTCACGTCTCTGCCAAAGATTACCAAGACATCCAGCACCTCAGTACCGGCCAGATTGGCGCTCTCACCGGCTTGAAACAAGCTCGCACCGGTGACACCCTACTCACCTTCCCCGGCAGCCACAACCCCAAGGCTCCCGAGCAGTTCAGAGCCGTCCACATCAAAACCCTCGACACTCCTCCCGCGGTGGCCTTCATCTCCATCGAGCCCTACACCAAGACCGCCAGCGAGAAGATCGAAGAAGCCCTCAGCAAGCTCTCGCGCGAAGACCCCAGTATCCGCTGGAGCAAGGACGAAAAGACGGACCAGCTGATCCTCTCCGGCATGggtctcctccacctcgaGATCGCCCAACACCGTCTCCTGACGCACTACAAGATCGACCGCGACACCGCCATCTGGGGCGACATCGAAGTCGAGTACTCGGAATGCCTCCTCTCTCCCGTCCCACCGCACCGCGCCGTCTTCGACCGGCCCATGCGCGGCGAGAACGGCAAAGCCGCTTGCACCGCGACCTTGGTCCCCGTCGaggaccaccaccgccacgaCTCCATTCTCGAGTCCTGCGTCGAGCGCGACGGCAACATCATCCACATTGCGATCCCCCTTCCCGAAGGAACTGAAGACCACGATTCCTTACCCTTTGACGCCGAGCTCGTCCGTCAGCAGCTCCTCAACGGCGTCATCGCCGGGCTTTCGCGCGGGCCGCGCCGCAACTGTCCTGTGCGCAAGACCCACGTTACCATCACGTTTGATCCCGAGACCGACTTTTTCGGTAACATGACGACTGGCGGGCACATCACCAACGCGGCGCTCCAGGCCGTGCGCGCCTGTCTAAAGGAGGCGCACGCCAACTCGGCCATGGGCATCCTTGAGCCCTTCACCAACGTGACGATCCACTGCCCCGAGGAAGCGTCGCACGCGATCCAGCACGACCTCGTCTCGGCGCGCGGCGGCGCGGTGCTCGAGGTGAGGAGGCCCGAGGAGAGTGAGGCGGACGCGGCGTTCATCAGTGAGGGCGGAGGCATCGATCTGAGCAGGGTGTACGTCCCGCCCGATCCGTACGAGAGCGTGCAGAGCTTGCGAGACCCCAAGAAGAGCGTGGTGCGCATGCTGGAGATTGTGGGCAAGGCACCGCTGAAGGATATGATGAAGTACGATAGCCAGCTGAGGAGCATGACGGGCGGTAGGCACTCGTTGCAGTTGGATCCGGGCGAGTTTGAGCTGGTGACGGGGccgagggagaagatgatTGGTTGA
- a CDS encoding sorbitol dehydrogenase yields the protein MAPSAGCEHTPMHLPALSTASSINASVLHGPRDLRLERRTIEEPELGELQVAVKTTGICGSDVSYYKKFANGDLCACMPLSLGHESSGVVVAIGPQVSGFSLGDRVALEVGVACGQCTICRKGRYNLCKKMRFRSSAKSVPHYQGTLQERINHPAIWCHILPDHISFDAAALLEPLSVGIHAVNRASPAPGSTALVLGAGTVGLLTAAMARQAGCTQVTITDVDQGRVDHAIFKGFATHGYLVPRSHHISSSSSSMFPNSNSNSSSGSSTPSDGIATPPSTLSFRSSLDSAKALAADVLTQTQNPVLDRDDEDIGVDVTFECTGKEVCMHTALYATRPGGKVIMVGMGTPIQTLPLSVAHLREIDILGVFRYANTYATGIRMLCNQKGSGAGFTLPSLDDMVTHRFKGLENAKGAFELASRTMDNEGNLVLKVVIEA from the exons ATGGCTCCCTCTGCAGGATGTGAGCACACACCGATGCACCTACCCGCCCTGTCTACGGCTTCATCCATTAATGCGTCTGTCTTACATGGCCCACGGGACCTGCGATTG GAAAGACGAACCATCGAAGAACCTGAGCTTGGTGAGCTTCAGGTTGCTGTCAAGACGACAGGAATTTGCGGCTCCGATGTCTCATACTACAAGAAGTTTGCGAATGGCGACCTTTGCGCCTGTAtgcctctctctcttggTCATGAGTCCTCGGGCGTTGTCGTTGCCATAGGGCCCCAGGTCTCGGGCTTTAGCCTTGGTGACAGGGTAGCGCTTGAAGTTGGTGTGGCCTGCGGTCAATGCACCATCTGCCGCAAAGGCCGTTATAATCTTTGCAAAAAGATGAGATTCAGGAGTAGTGCCAAGTCAGTTCCTCACTACCAAGGTACCCTCCAAGAGAGGATCAACCACCCTGCTATCTGGTGTCACAT ACTCCCTGATCATATTTCCTTTGATGCTGCAGCTCTTCTTGAGCCTCTTTCTGTTGGTATACATGCTGTCAACCGAGCAAGTCCCGCTCCCGGCTCTACGGCTTTGGTACTCGGGGCCGGCACGGTCGGGCTACTCACCGCAGCTATGGCACGTCAGGCAGGTTGCACACAGGTGACGATTACCGATGTCGACCAAGGCCGCGTTGATCACGCCATCTTCAAAGGCTTCGCAACTCACGGCTACCTCGTTCCCCGATCACACCACATCTCTTCCAGCAGCTCCTCAATGTtccccaacagcaacagcaacagcagctcCGGCTCATCCACCCCATCAGATGGCATCGCCACACCACCCAGCACCCTTTCTTTTCGCAGTTCGCTTGACTCCGCCAAAGCTCTTGCCGCCGACGTGCTAACTCAAACCCAAAACCCTGTCCTTGACCGCGATGATGAAGACATTGGCGTCGACGTCACCTTTGAGTGCACCGGCAAGGAAGTGTGCATGCACACAGCTCTGTACGCAACCCGGCCAGGGGGTAAAGTCATTATGGTCGGCATGGGTACGCCAATCCAGACGCTGCCGTTGTCGGTTGCCCATCTGAGAGAAATTGACATTCTCGGCGTCTTTCGCTATGCAAACACGTATGCTACCGGTATTCGAATGCTTTGTAACCAGAAAGGATCTGGTGCTGGGTTCACTCTCCCGAGCTTGGATGACATGGTTACCCACCGGTTTAAGGGGCTGGAGAACGCCAAGGGAGCGTTTGAACTGGCTAGTCGGACGATGGATAACGAGGGAAACTTGGTGCTCAAGGTTGTTATCGAGGCTTAG